One genomic segment of Osmia bicornis bicornis chromosome 16, iOsmBic2.1, whole genome shotgun sequence includes these proteins:
- the LOC114876643 gene encoding uncharacterized protein LOC114876643 isoform X1, giving the protein MKRRNRETIKMFGFPCKFIFLFLSAILFCSVASCSADAARSARAVKGRLRTSYNAWRVVLCLSQSQGSLKRDVQKAWEKARLESSHADMNVSYIEAPPKTDLLPNPLSLLNKFCGEIKGGKTVLSLIIGGGSAARFLVTAAASLNIPALWLPFTHEDFLRQGNLGKYESRIGSSTKEVGAAAAALMHRANWHAFTLLIDTTLLPLTHLLHANQTSLTPRKIIHLPTNDKTLKMRLRRVAEEGGSGGVIVMGCDLNNARKILGVAGKYEMLEGRFLWLWLDLKAELRPNEPNVISSHILHSSRSSIATNENPAPVESISRTANLVPESQLSLNALPSLANDIHRLQEYRWQNEKSAVGKQDDKGFNFDDDEEIRLMNKDLNSKDFMPVGMLALRPSGIKLMGSDTILSRMIRETSQALDETFVEVKSKVNYMSEAHLDDNFVPECFPERNFKFLNSEIRRNVSKILAQKLRKAVSQISKDKAKFHLLNLQAIRFSGNKTQLRWTKVGTVKGGKEVHLDTIIWPGGGIVPAYLEQGGEKIGMPMYRIVTALASPFTMVTSLQEGLCLRGLFCRQGDTVMCCYGLSMDLMSLVSRELGFRYDLYLVKDGLFGKRNGRTGTWNGIMGELVSGRAQLAFAPLSVSARRAEVVDFTTPYFFSGVSFLTAPKPNYEIPLFAFLFPFSTELWIAVFTSLNFTAIAVALYEWFSPFGLNPWGRQRSKNFSIASALWVMWGLLCGHLVAFKAPKSWPNKFLINIWGGFSVIFVASYTANIAALIAGLFFHSAGSNYDKSLLLQKVGAPRASAAEYYVQKANPDLWPHMARYSLSNVAEGVERLRNGSLDILIADTPILDYYRATDDGCRLQKIGDTINEDTYAVALTKGHPLKESISKVIANYTSTGLLDILQEKWYGGLPCIRGRKGMDAGLMHEQRGQPRPLGVASVAGVFCLLGMGVVLGTIILAGEHLFYKYTLPRLRHRPEDSIWRSRNVMFFSQKLYRFINCVELVSPHHAARELVHTVRQGQIASLFQKSVKRKEHEQRRRRKSKAQFFEMIQEIRRVQQEDRIDTVFEASERMTTFKKEEKAVKERERSRSKSPLMPRSPKRSEKSRSSTNLSSSRLGLSPISLEAPMKPREFTLSSTNLRARSPLETVGRRLSHGDGGSPPPRLGSHFGGSATLRPFATARNDTAASGTAATLKAESSVGGAPTPRYARSPAKRGQSFPVFATLRPPHSSGYQISKSPLLSPNELTSTIGRKLSREWGSGTVDLARSTETVAKGSTYTLSQEMTLSLERPTHEKIRDDPLPVKKPIRRARSHENRETGKLMADLPSPRLAAQPVVGGRSVSERTKKQLESELKAILSARAHHRDLHPP; this is encoded by the exons ATGAAGAGGAGAAATAGAGAAACCATAAAGATGTTTGGCTTCCCCTgtaaattcatatttcttttcttatcgGCAATTTTATTTTGCTCTGTGGCTTCATGCTCTGCAGACGCAGCTAGATCTGCGAGAGCTGTCAAAGGAAGATTAAGAACATCTTACAATGCATGGCGCGTGGTGCTATGTTTGTCTCAGTCTCAAGGATCGCTTAAGAGAGACGTACAAAAAGCATGGGAGAAAGCAAGGTTGGAGTCGTCTCATGCAGACATGAACGTATCCTACATAGAGGCACCGCCAAAGACAGACTTACTCCCTAACCCTTTATCgttattgaataaattttgtgGGGAAATTAAAGGCGGTAAAACAGTGTTGAGCCTGATCATTGGGGGAGGATCAGCAGCCAGGTTCCTTGTTACAGCTGCAGCTTCTCTAAACATTCCAGCTTTATGGCTACCATTTACACATGAAGATTTTCTTAGACAG GGAAATCTTGGAAAGTATGAAAGTCGTATAGGCTCGAGTACAAAGGAAGTAGGAGCAGCTGCTGCCGCTTTGATGCACAGAGCAAACTGGCATGCCTTTACTCTTCTGATAGACACCACTTTGCTTCCATTGACTCATCTTTTGCACGCGAATCAGACGAGCCTAACGCCTAGAAAAATTATACACCTTCCAACGAACGATAAGACGTTGAAAATGAGGCTGAGGCGAGTCGCCGAGGAAGGGGGAAGCGGGGGGGTTATAGTGATGGGTTGCGACTTGAACAACGCGCGAAAGATACTCGGTGTCGCTGGGAAATACGAAATGCTCGAGGGAAGATTTCTGTGGCTCTGGTTAGATCTGAAAGCGGAACTAAGACCTAACGAGCCGAACGTAATCAGTTCTCATATTCTGCACAGCTCAAGGTCGTCGATTGCAACGAACGAAAATCCAGCTCCCGTTGAGAGCATAAGCCGAACCGCGAACCTCGTGCCTGAGAGCCAGTTATCGTTGAACGCTTTGCCGAGCCTGGCCAACGACATACATCGACTACAAGAATACAGATGGCAGAACGAGAAATCTGCTGTCGGCAAACAGGACGACAAAGGTTTTAATttcgacgacgacgaagagATTAGGCTAATGAACAAAGACTTAAACTCGAAGGACTTTATGCCGGTCGGTATGCTCGCGTTAAGGCCGTCCGGCATCAAATTAATGGGCAGCGACACGATATTATCCAGAATGATAAGGGAGACTTCACAAGCATTGGACGAAACGTTTGTGGAAGTTAAATCGAAAGTAAATTACATGTCGGAGGCTCATTTGGACGATAATTTTGTACCGGAATGTTTTCCAGAGAGGAACTTCAAATTCTTGAACAGCGAGATTAGGAGGAACGTGTCGAAAATCCTCGCGCAGAAATTGAGGAAGGCTGTGAGCCAGATTTCCAAAGACAAGGCTAAATTTCATTTGTTGAACTTGCAGGCTATACGTTTCTCTGGGAATAAGACTCAATTGAG GTGGACCAAAGTGGGAACTGTTAAAGGTGGAAAGGAGGTTCACTTGGATACCATAATCTGGCCAGGAGGTGGAATCGTGCCAGCTTATCTGGAGCAAGGTGGCGAGAAAATTGGGATGCCCATGTATCGCATCGTCACAGCATTGGCATCGCCATTTACCATGGTGACGAGCCTGCAGGAAGGTCTCTGCCTGAGAGGACTCTTCTGTCGCCAGGGCGATACCGTGATGTGCTGTTACGGTTTAAGCATGGACCTGATGTCCCTGGTGTCCCGTGAATTAGGATTCCGTTATGATTTGTACCTGGTGAAGGATGGTCTTTTCGGCAAGAGAAACGGTAGAACCGGTACATGGAATGGGATAATGGGGGAGCTAGTTTCTGGTCGCGCCCAGTTGGCTTTCGCACCTTTGAGCGTCTCTGCCCGCAGAGCCGAGGTTGTAGATTTCACTACACCTTACTTCTTCAGCGGAGTTAGCTTCCTCACCGCGCCAAAGCCGAATTATGAAATACCACTGTTCGCGTTCCTCTTTCCGTTCAGTACGGAGCTATGGATCGCTGTCTTCACGTCCCTGAACTTTACTGCCATAGCGGTAGCTCTGTACGAATGGTTCAGCCCGTTCGGCTTGAATCCATGGGGCAGACAACGAAGCAAGAACTTCTCTATAGCATCTGCTTTGTGGGTGATGTGGGGCCTCCTATGCGGGCACCTGGTCGCCTTCAAAGCGCCAAAATCATGGCCTAACAAGTTTCTAATCAACATTTGGGGAGGTTTCTCGGTTATTTTCGTGGCATCCTACACGGCCAACATAGCCGCCCTGATAGCCGGtcttttctttcattccgCGGGAAGCAATTACGACAAAAGC TTACTGTTACAGAAAGTTGGCGCGCCAAGAGCATCGGCGGCTGAATACTATGTACAGAAAGCGAATCCAGATTTATGGCCCCACATGGCACGTTATTCGCTGTCGAACGTCGCCGAGGGTGTCGAGAGATTAAGGAACGGCAGTTTAGATATACTTATAGCAGACACACCTATTTTGGATTATTATCGAGCGACAGACGATGGCTGCCGTTTGCAGAAGATCGGAGACACCATTAACGAGGATACCTATGCTGTTGCGCTCACAAAGGGGCATCCCTTGAAAGAAAGTATATCCAAAGTGATTGCCAATTATACGAGTACAGGATTGCTCGACATTTTGCAAGAAAAAtg gTACGGTGGTTTACCCTGTATTCGAGGAAGAAAAGGCATGGACGCAGGTTTGATGCACGAGCAAAGGGGTCAGCCTAGACCGTTGGGGGTGGCATCGGTGGCCGGTGTATTTTGTCTGCTCGGGATGGGTGTGGTGCTTGGCACCATCATATTAGCCGGGGAGCACTTGTTTTACAAATACACGTTGCCCAGGCTGAGACACAGGCCGGAGGATTCTATATGGCGCAGCCGTAACGTGATGTTCTTCTCGCAGAAACTGTACAGATTCATTAACTGCGTGGAGCTAGTTTCCCCGCATCACGCGGCCAGGGAGCTGGTTCACACGGTGCGACAGGGACAGATCGCATCCCTCTTCCAGAAAAGCGTGAAACGA AAGGAACACGAACAGCGTCGCAGACGCAAAAGTAAAGCGCAGTTCTTTGAAATGATTCAGGAGATACGAAG AGTCCAACAAGAGGACAGGATAGATACGGTTTTCGAGGCGAGTGAGAGGATGACAACGTtcaagaaagaagagaaagcagtgaaagaaagagagaggagcaGGAGCAAGAGTCCTCTGATGCCCCGAAGTCCTAAGAGATCAGAGAAAAGCAGGAGCTCGACGAACTTGTCGAGTTCCAGGCTTGGCCTGTCACCCATCAGTCTGGAGGCACCGATGAAGCCCAGGGAGTTCACTTTGAGCAGCACCAATCTCAGGGCGAGGAGTCCATTGGAGACGGTGGGTCGACGATTGAGCCACGGTGACGGTGGATCGCCTCCTCCTCGCCTCGGATCGCACTTCGGCGGCAGTGCAACGTTGCGACCGTTCGCCACGGCGAGGAACGACACAGCTGCGAGTGGTACCGCGGCTACGTTGAAGGCCGAGTCGAGCGTAGGTGGAGCGCCAACGCCTAGATACGCCCGTAGCCCTGCAAAACGAGGCCAGTCGTTCCCGGTGTTCGCCACGCTGAGGCCTCCCCATTCATCTGGCTATCAAATATCCAAGAGTCCTCTCCTCTCTCCGAACGAGTTAACATCTACCATCGGGAGAAAGTTGTCCCGCGAATGGGGCTCCGGTACCGTGGACCTGGCCAGATCCACGGAAACCGTTGCCAAAGGCTCGACTTACACGCTCAGCCAAGAGATGACGTTGTCCCTGGAACGTCCGACCCACGAGAAGATCCGGGACGACCCGTTGCCGGTTAAGAAACCCATACGACGAGCGAGGAGTCACGAGAACAGGGAGACCGGTAAGCTGATGGCCGATCTACCATCGCCAAGACTCGCCGCCCAACCGGTGGTCGGTGGCCGGTCGGTAAGCGAACGAACGAAAAAGCAATTAGAGTCAGAGTTGAAAGCTATTTTAAGTGCCAGAGCTCATCATCGCGACCTCCATCCTCCTTGA
- the LOC114876643 gene encoding uncharacterized protein LOC114876643 isoform X2: MKRRNRETIKMFGFPCKFIFLFLSAILFCSVASCSADAARSARAVKGRLRTSYNAWRVVLCLSQSQGSLKRDVQKAWEKARLESSHADMNVSYIEAPPKTDLLPNPLSLLNKFCGEIKGGKTVLSLIIGGGSAARFLVTAAASLNIPALWLPFTHEDFLRQGNLGKYESRIGSSTKEVGAAAAALMHRANWHAFTLLIDTTLLPLTHLLHANQTSLTPRKIIHLPTNDKTLKMRLRRVAEEGGSGGVIVMGCDLNNARKILGVAGKYEMLEGRFLWLWLDLKAELRPNEPNVISSHILHSSRSSIATNENPAPVESISRTANLVPESQLSLNALPSLANDIHRLQEYRWQNEKSAVGKQDDKGFNFDDDEEIRLMNKDLNSKDFMPVGMLALRPSGIKLMGSDTILSRMIRETSQALDETFVEVKSKVNYMSEAHLDDNFVPECFPERNFKFLNSEIRRNVSKILAQKLRKAVSQISKDKAKFHLLNLQAIRFSGNKTQLRWTKVGTVKGGKEVHLDTIIWPGGGIVPAYLEQGGEKIGMPMYRIVTALASPFTMVTSLQEGLCLRGLFCRQGDTVMCCYGLSMDLMSLVSRELGFRYDLYLVKDGLFGKRNGRTGTWNGIMGELVSGRAQLAFAPLSVSARRAEVVDFTTPYFFSGVSFLTAPKPNYEIPLFAFLFPFSTELWIAVFTSLNFTAIAVALYEWFSPFGLNPWGRQRSKNFSIASALWVMWGLLCGHLVAFKAPKSWPNKFLINIWGGFSVIFVASYTANIAALIAGLFFHSAGSNYDKSLLLQKVGAPRASAAEYYVQKANPDLWPHMARYSLSNVAEGVERLRNGSLDILIADTPILDYYRATDDGCRLQKIGDTINEDTYAVALTKGHPLKESISKVIANYTSTGLLDILQEKWYGGLPCIRGRKGMDAGLMHEQRGQPRPLGVASVAGVFCLLGMGVVLGTIILAGEHLFYKYTLPRLRHRPEDSIWRSRNVMFFSQKLYRFINCVELVSPHHAARELVHTVRQGQIASLFQKSVKREHEQRRRRKSKAQFFEMIQEIRRVQQEDRIDTVFEASERMTTFKKEEKAVKERERSRSKSPLMPRSPKRSEKSRSSTNLSSSRLGLSPISLEAPMKPREFTLSSTNLRARSPLETVGRRLSHGDGGSPPPRLGSHFGGSATLRPFATARNDTAASGTAATLKAESSVGGAPTPRYARSPAKRGQSFPVFATLRPPHSSGYQISKSPLLSPNELTSTIGRKLSREWGSGTVDLARSTETVAKGSTYTLSQEMTLSLERPTHEKIRDDPLPVKKPIRRARSHENRETGKLMADLPSPRLAAQPVVGGRSVSERTKKQLESELKAILSARAHHRDLHPP, from the exons ATGAAGAGGAGAAATAGAGAAACCATAAAGATGTTTGGCTTCCCCTgtaaattcatatttcttttcttatcgGCAATTTTATTTTGCTCTGTGGCTTCATGCTCTGCAGACGCAGCTAGATCTGCGAGAGCTGTCAAAGGAAGATTAAGAACATCTTACAATGCATGGCGCGTGGTGCTATGTTTGTCTCAGTCTCAAGGATCGCTTAAGAGAGACGTACAAAAAGCATGGGAGAAAGCAAGGTTGGAGTCGTCTCATGCAGACATGAACGTATCCTACATAGAGGCACCGCCAAAGACAGACTTACTCCCTAACCCTTTATCgttattgaataaattttgtgGGGAAATTAAAGGCGGTAAAACAGTGTTGAGCCTGATCATTGGGGGAGGATCAGCAGCCAGGTTCCTTGTTACAGCTGCAGCTTCTCTAAACATTCCAGCTTTATGGCTACCATTTACACATGAAGATTTTCTTAGACAG GGAAATCTTGGAAAGTATGAAAGTCGTATAGGCTCGAGTACAAAGGAAGTAGGAGCAGCTGCTGCCGCTTTGATGCACAGAGCAAACTGGCATGCCTTTACTCTTCTGATAGACACCACTTTGCTTCCATTGACTCATCTTTTGCACGCGAATCAGACGAGCCTAACGCCTAGAAAAATTATACACCTTCCAACGAACGATAAGACGTTGAAAATGAGGCTGAGGCGAGTCGCCGAGGAAGGGGGAAGCGGGGGGGTTATAGTGATGGGTTGCGACTTGAACAACGCGCGAAAGATACTCGGTGTCGCTGGGAAATACGAAATGCTCGAGGGAAGATTTCTGTGGCTCTGGTTAGATCTGAAAGCGGAACTAAGACCTAACGAGCCGAACGTAATCAGTTCTCATATTCTGCACAGCTCAAGGTCGTCGATTGCAACGAACGAAAATCCAGCTCCCGTTGAGAGCATAAGCCGAACCGCGAACCTCGTGCCTGAGAGCCAGTTATCGTTGAACGCTTTGCCGAGCCTGGCCAACGACATACATCGACTACAAGAATACAGATGGCAGAACGAGAAATCTGCTGTCGGCAAACAGGACGACAAAGGTTTTAATttcgacgacgacgaagagATTAGGCTAATGAACAAAGACTTAAACTCGAAGGACTTTATGCCGGTCGGTATGCTCGCGTTAAGGCCGTCCGGCATCAAATTAATGGGCAGCGACACGATATTATCCAGAATGATAAGGGAGACTTCACAAGCATTGGACGAAACGTTTGTGGAAGTTAAATCGAAAGTAAATTACATGTCGGAGGCTCATTTGGACGATAATTTTGTACCGGAATGTTTTCCAGAGAGGAACTTCAAATTCTTGAACAGCGAGATTAGGAGGAACGTGTCGAAAATCCTCGCGCAGAAATTGAGGAAGGCTGTGAGCCAGATTTCCAAAGACAAGGCTAAATTTCATTTGTTGAACTTGCAGGCTATACGTTTCTCTGGGAATAAGACTCAATTGAG GTGGACCAAAGTGGGAACTGTTAAAGGTGGAAAGGAGGTTCACTTGGATACCATAATCTGGCCAGGAGGTGGAATCGTGCCAGCTTATCTGGAGCAAGGTGGCGAGAAAATTGGGATGCCCATGTATCGCATCGTCACAGCATTGGCATCGCCATTTACCATGGTGACGAGCCTGCAGGAAGGTCTCTGCCTGAGAGGACTCTTCTGTCGCCAGGGCGATACCGTGATGTGCTGTTACGGTTTAAGCATGGACCTGATGTCCCTGGTGTCCCGTGAATTAGGATTCCGTTATGATTTGTACCTGGTGAAGGATGGTCTTTTCGGCAAGAGAAACGGTAGAACCGGTACATGGAATGGGATAATGGGGGAGCTAGTTTCTGGTCGCGCCCAGTTGGCTTTCGCACCTTTGAGCGTCTCTGCCCGCAGAGCCGAGGTTGTAGATTTCACTACACCTTACTTCTTCAGCGGAGTTAGCTTCCTCACCGCGCCAAAGCCGAATTATGAAATACCACTGTTCGCGTTCCTCTTTCCGTTCAGTACGGAGCTATGGATCGCTGTCTTCACGTCCCTGAACTTTACTGCCATAGCGGTAGCTCTGTACGAATGGTTCAGCCCGTTCGGCTTGAATCCATGGGGCAGACAACGAAGCAAGAACTTCTCTATAGCATCTGCTTTGTGGGTGATGTGGGGCCTCCTATGCGGGCACCTGGTCGCCTTCAAAGCGCCAAAATCATGGCCTAACAAGTTTCTAATCAACATTTGGGGAGGTTTCTCGGTTATTTTCGTGGCATCCTACACGGCCAACATAGCCGCCCTGATAGCCGGtcttttctttcattccgCGGGAAGCAATTACGACAAAAGC TTACTGTTACAGAAAGTTGGCGCGCCAAGAGCATCGGCGGCTGAATACTATGTACAGAAAGCGAATCCAGATTTATGGCCCCACATGGCACGTTATTCGCTGTCGAACGTCGCCGAGGGTGTCGAGAGATTAAGGAACGGCAGTTTAGATATACTTATAGCAGACACACCTATTTTGGATTATTATCGAGCGACAGACGATGGCTGCCGTTTGCAGAAGATCGGAGACACCATTAACGAGGATACCTATGCTGTTGCGCTCACAAAGGGGCATCCCTTGAAAGAAAGTATATCCAAAGTGATTGCCAATTATACGAGTACAGGATTGCTCGACATTTTGCAAGAAAAAtg gTACGGTGGTTTACCCTGTATTCGAGGAAGAAAAGGCATGGACGCAGGTTTGATGCACGAGCAAAGGGGTCAGCCTAGACCGTTGGGGGTGGCATCGGTGGCCGGTGTATTTTGTCTGCTCGGGATGGGTGTGGTGCTTGGCACCATCATATTAGCCGGGGAGCACTTGTTTTACAAATACACGTTGCCCAGGCTGAGACACAGGCCGGAGGATTCTATATGGCGCAGCCGTAACGTGATGTTCTTCTCGCAGAAACTGTACAGATTCATTAACTGCGTGGAGCTAGTTTCCCCGCATCACGCGGCCAGGGAGCTGGTTCACACGGTGCGACAGGGACAGATCGCATCCCTCTTCCAGAAAAGCGTGAAACGA GAACACGAACAGCGTCGCAGACGCAAAAGTAAAGCGCAGTTCTTTGAAATGATTCAGGAGATACGAAG AGTCCAACAAGAGGACAGGATAGATACGGTTTTCGAGGCGAGTGAGAGGATGACAACGTtcaagaaagaagagaaagcagtgaaagaaagagagaggagcaGGAGCAAGAGTCCTCTGATGCCCCGAAGTCCTAAGAGATCAGAGAAAAGCAGGAGCTCGACGAACTTGTCGAGTTCCAGGCTTGGCCTGTCACCCATCAGTCTGGAGGCACCGATGAAGCCCAGGGAGTTCACTTTGAGCAGCACCAATCTCAGGGCGAGGAGTCCATTGGAGACGGTGGGTCGACGATTGAGCCACGGTGACGGTGGATCGCCTCCTCCTCGCCTCGGATCGCACTTCGGCGGCAGTGCAACGTTGCGACCGTTCGCCACGGCGAGGAACGACACAGCTGCGAGTGGTACCGCGGCTACGTTGAAGGCCGAGTCGAGCGTAGGTGGAGCGCCAACGCCTAGATACGCCCGTAGCCCTGCAAAACGAGGCCAGTCGTTCCCGGTGTTCGCCACGCTGAGGCCTCCCCATTCATCTGGCTATCAAATATCCAAGAGTCCTCTCCTCTCTCCGAACGAGTTAACATCTACCATCGGGAGAAAGTTGTCCCGCGAATGGGGCTCCGGTACCGTGGACCTGGCCAGATCCACGGAAACCGTTGCCAAAGGCTCGACTTACACGCTCAGCCAAGAGATGACGTTGTCCCTGGAACGTCCGACCCACGAGAAGATCCGGGACGACCCGTTGCCGGTTAAGAAACCCATACGACGAGCGAGGAGTCACGAGAACAGGGAGACCGGTAAGCTGATGGCCGATCTACCATCGCCAAGACTCGCCGCCCAACCGGTGGTCGGTGGCCGGTCGGTAAGCGAACGAACGAAAAAGCAATTAGAGTCAGAGTTGAAAGCTATTTTAAGTGCCAGAGCTCATCATCGCGACCTCCATCCTCCTTGA